The following proteins are encoded in a genomic region of Sorangiineae bacterium MSr12523:
- a CDS encoding DUF421 domain-containing protein: protein MNPEDVRLGDWKRILLGSTPAWFIVEVLLRAAVLYLVLLLVLRVLGKRLAGQVTILEMGVMITLGAIVSAPMQTADKGILIGILLLCCTLAFQRGVGAGGVASEKFELATQGDTVMLIKDSVLLLKALHQAGLSRHVIFAALRSKGICHLGEIKRVYLEGSGNYSIVRREVEVAGLCILIDDGGLGIHCPCSKNGYACEHCGWVVDEDRFLAPCPNCRSLQWASAVKG from the coding sequence GTGAATCCGGAAGATGTTCGGCTCGGGGATTGGAAGCGTATTCTGCTTGGGAGTACGCCAGCATGGTTCATCGTCGAGGTCCTACTTCGCGCGGCCGTGCTCTATCTCGTGTTGCTCTTGGTTCTGCGCGTGCTCGGGAAGCGGCTGGCGGGGCAGGTCACCATCCTGGAAATGGGCGTGATGATCACCCTGGGGGCCATTGTCTCGGCACCGATGCAGACGGCCGACAAGGGCATCCTCATTGGCATTCTGTTGCTCTGTTGCACCCTCGCGTTTCAACGAGGGGTGGGCGCCGGTGGGGTCGCCTCGGAAAAGTTCGAATTGGCCACGCAAGGCGACACCGTCATGCTCATCAAGGACAGCGTTCTCTTGCTGAAGGCTCTTCACCAAGCAGGCCTTTCCCGCCATGTCATTTTCGCAGCGCTGCGCAGCAAGGGCATTTGCCACTTGGGCGAGATCAAACGCGTGTACCTCGAAGGGAGCGGTAATTACAGCATCGTTCGCCGGGAGGTGGAGGTGGCGGGATTGTGCATTCTCATCGACGACGGCGGCCTCGGCATTCACTGCCCGTGCTCCAAAAATGGATATGCCTGCGAACATTGCGGTTGGGTCGTCGACGAGGATCGCTTTCTCGCACCCTGTCCGAACTGCCGAAGCCTTCAATGGGCCAGCGCCGTAAAGGGGTAA